From Hymenobacter sediminicola:
GCCGTCCGGGAGCTGACCTGGGCCACCGACGCCGCCCAACCCGACTACCTCGACGTGCGCGACGACCGGATCAACCTCTTCACCACCGTCACGCCCCAGCCCAAGTCGTTCTACTACCTCTGCCGCGCCGTTTCCAAAGGCACTTTCAAGCTCGGTCCCGTCAGCGCCGACGCCATGTATAACGCCGAGTACCACTCGTATGCCGGTTCTGGCGTGGTGCGGGTGCGGTAGAGACGTAATGCTTGGTGTCTCGTCGTTAAACAGTAAAATCACTCGGCTTATAAACAGCCAGCAATGGCAAAAACCATCTAGGCCGAGCAACATCAGCAACCGCGAGACGCAAAACATTGCGTCTCTAATCCCATGAAACGCCGCTCCGGTTACCGTATTCTGGCGGGCTTCGGCCTGTTGCTGCTGCTGTTGCTGGGGCTGGATTGGGCGTTTCCGGTGCCGCCTGCGCCGCTGTACTCGCCCATCGTGCTGGCCCAAGATGGCTCGGTGCTGCACGCCTACCTCAACCCCACCCAGAAGTGGCGGATGAAAACCGAGCTGCGCGAGATTACGCCGGTGCTGCGGGCCGCCATCATCGAAAAGGAAGACCGGTGGTTTCGGTGGCATTTCGGGGTGAACCCGCTGGCGCTGGTGCAGGCGGCCGGGCGCAACCTGTTTGGTTCGGGGCGCACCACCGGGGCCAGCACGATTACGATGCAGGTGGCCCGGCTGCTGGAACCCAAGGAGCGCACTTTTGGCAACAAGCTGCTGGAAATGGCGCGGGCTACGCAACTGGAAGCGCACTACAGTAAGGACGAAATTCTGCAGCTCTACCTGAACTTGGTGCCCTACGGCGGCAACGTGGAAGGCGTGAAGTCAGCCGCGCTACTTTATTTCCAACAAACGCCAGACTACCTTTCCCTGGCCCAGACCGTGACGCTGGCCATCATCCCAAACCGGCCGCGCGGGCTGGTGCTAGGCCGCAACAACGCGGCCGTGCTAAAAGAGCGGAACCGGTGGCTGCGGCGCTTCGGAGCGGCGGGGCTATTCCCAAAGCAGGATGTGGAAGATGCACTACTGGAGCCGCTGGACGTACAGCGCCACGCCGCGCCTACGCTGGCTCCGCACCTGGCGCGGCGGTTGGTGCGGCAGTTTCCGCACGCGGCCATCATTCGCAGCAGTTTGCAGCGCGCCAAGCAAAGCAAGGCCGAGGACCTCACTCGCAATTATGTGCGCCGTCTGCGCGAGCTGGGCATTTCGCAGGCCGCTGTGCTGGTGGTAAACAACCGTACCCGGCAAGTGGAGGCCTACGTGGGCTCGGCTGATTTCCGTGACTTCGCGGGCCAGGGCCAAAACGACGGCGTGGTGGCGGTTCGCTCGCCGGGCAGCACGCTCAAGCCGTTTCTGTACGCACTGGCCATGGACCGGGGCCTCGTTACGCCTAAGCAGCTGCTCCCCGACGTGCCCACCAACTTCCAGGGCTACCGGCCCGAGAACTTCGACAAGCGCTGCAACGGCGAGGTGACGCTGGAGCGCGCTTTGGCTTACTCGCTCAATATTCCGGCCGTGCGCGTGCTCAACCAGCTCGGCGTGCCCACTTTCACCGAAAAGCTCCAACAGGCCGGTTTCCAGAACGTGAAGCGCAACCGCACCCAACTGGGCCTGAGCAGTATTCTGGGCGGCTGCGGGGCTAGCCTGGAAGAACTTACGGGCCTCTATGTTGCGCTGGCTGATGCCGGGCAGTACGCGCCGTTGCAACTGACATCCTCCACGAAATCTAAGTCTACAACACTCCTAATTTCCGAGTCGGCGGCTTTCCTGACAACCGATATTCTGGCCCAACTCACCCGGCCCGATTTACCGTTGGGAGCTGCTAGCAGCATGCGGCTGCCCAAAGTGGCCTGGAAAACCGGCACCAGCTACGGCCGCCGCGACGCCTGGAGCATCGGCTATAACCGGGAGTACACCATCGGTGTGTGGCTGGGCAACTTCAGTGGCCAAGGCAGCCCGGCTCTCACTGGCGCCGACGTAGCCACGCCTCTGCTCTTCGACCTGTTCAATACGCTGGCCTACAACTCGCCCAACGATTGGTATGCGCCCCCGGCCGCGCTGGATTTCCGGCTGGTGTGCGCCGAAAGTGGCCTCGTGCCCGGCGAAAACTGCCCCAACCAGCTAATCGACTACTTCCTACCCAACGTGAGCAGTGGGCAGCGCTGCCAGCACCAGCGCGAAGTATTGCTGTCGGCTGATGGGAGCTTCACCTACTGCCGGGCCTGCGCGCCGGCGGCTGGCTACCGGCGGGAGTTGTACCCGAATCTGCTGCCGGAAGTGGCGGCGTATAAGGAGGCCCAGGGCATTCCGTACCGAAGGCTGCCGCCCCACAACCCGCAGTGCCAGTTGGTGCGTGGCGGCCAGGAGCGGGCCCCCACTATCACCTCGCCCACCGCCAATACCGAGTATGTTCTCAACCAGCACGAAAAGCAGCAACTCCTGCTCAGCTGCACTACTGACAGCGAAGTACGCCAGGTGTATTGGTACGTGAATGACCAGTTTCTGCGAGCCGCCGCCGCTACCGAGCGGGTATTTTTCCGCCCGCCGGCCGGGCCGCTCAAAATCTCCTGCGCCGATGACCACGGCCGCAACACCGACGTTCTGGTGACTGTGACGGAGCTGAATTAGGCAATATACATACCTGAGGCAGCCTTTATGCCGCACGAATTTCTCATCGGCAACAGGCCTGAAGCGGCTTGATGAAACAAGAGCCTAACCTTTTTTACGCGCACCATAACATTCCGGCACCGGGCGGGTTTACCCAACTTGCATCCCGCTCCACACCGAAACACAGGTCGGTATTCCCTCCCTACCCCCTGGTTCCGGGTCCCGGTTGACATGCAGCCCCTACCGGCCGTGCGTGTCCATCGAGGCATCCGCTCTATCCGCTTCTATTGGGTCGCCCAGCCCTGAACCGCCCAGTTACGTATCGGAGTAACTGTTTTTTCTTTTTTATGAACTACGTACACCAGACGCTCAAGCTTCTGCTAGGCTTTCTGTGGCTTGCTCCCAGCGCAGGTGTAGCCCAGACGGCCGCGCCATCCATACCGCCTAACCAAGAGCTTACGCTCGCCCAGTGCCTGAACGTGGCGCTGGTAAACCAACCACTACTACGACAGGCGCGGGTCGACCAGGAAATTACCCGCGCGGAAAACCAGATTGCCTTGGCCGGCTGGCTGCCGCAAGTGGGGTTGCAGGGCACCGCGCAGCATTACTTCCAACTGCCCTTCACCATCTTCCCCGACCCTACTACCGGCACGCTCACGCCTCGCCAGATTGGCGTGCGCAACGTGACCACCGTGGGCCTGAGCGGCACCCAGACCATTTACAACAACGACGTGCTGCTGGCCGCCCGCAGCAAGCGGTTTAACAACCAAGCTGCCACCCAGAACACCGTGAACGTGCGAATTGCCACCGTCTCGGATGTGAGCAAGGGCTTTTATGACGTGCTGCTGGCCCAGCGCCAGCTGGAGGTCTTCAGCCAGGATATTGCCCGTCTGCAGCGCAACTACCGCGACGCCCGGGCCCGCTACGAAACCGGCATTGCCGACAAAACGGAGTATCTGCAGGCCGAAATTTCGCTTAACAACTCCCTGGCCGGCCGCAAACAGTCGCAGGAAGCCATTAAGGCGCGGCTGGCCTACCTCAAGCAACTGATGGGGGTGCCGCCCGAGCGGCCTTTGTCGTTGCAGTACGACACGCTGAAGCTAGAAATGGATGCTACTATGGACACGGCCGTGGCCCTGAATATCAGCAACCGCATCGAAATTCAGCAGCTACAGACGCAACGGGCCTTGCAGGATATTACGGTGGACTACTACCGGATGGGCTTTCTGCCGTCGTTGTCGGCGTTTGCCAACTACAACTCCGTGTTTCAGAACAACTCGGCCAGCGACCTGTACAGCACCCGTTTCCCGAATTCTTACGCTGGTTTGCAGCTCGGATTACCCATTTTCACCGGCTTCCGGCGCTTGCAGAACGTGCGGCGCGCCCGTCTGCTCAATACCCGCCTCGACGAGGACGTGAGCAACACCCGCAACCAGATTAATACTGAGTATGCCACGGCGCTAGCCAACTATAAGGGCTACTACACCCAGTACATGCTGGGCAAGCGCAACCTGGAAGCGTCCAAGGAAGTGTACAACGTCATCAACCTGCAATACCGGGAGGGCATCCGGGCCTACATCGATTTGATTGTGGCCCAGACCACTCTGCGCACTTCCCAGCTCAATTACTACACCGCCCTGTTCCAACTCTTGAGCAGCAAAGTAGACCTGCTACGTGCCCTCGGCGAGCTGCCAACGGAATATTAGCAACGTCATGCTTCGACTACACTCCGCATGACTTTCTGAAACACACATTCCTTACCCCGTAGCCCAGTGATTCAGCTCTGGGTCCCGCGCGCCACTTGCCGCTGCCCTTTATCCTTTCGCTGCTCCTGCTTTCCATATGAAACATACCTTCCTCCGCCTTTCCTTCGCCGCTAGCCTGCTGGCTCTGGTGAGCTGCGGCAAAAAAGAAGACGAAAAAGCCGCTGGCCC
This genomic window contains:
- the pbpC gene encoding penicillin-binding protein 1C, coding for MKRRSGYRILAGFGLLLLLLLGLDWAFPVPPAPLYSPIVLAQDGSVLHAYLNPTQKWRMKTELREITPVLRAAIIEKEDRWFRWHFGVNPLALVQAAGRNLFGSGRTTGASTITMQVARLLEPKERTFGNKLLEMARATQLEAHYSKDEILQLYLNLVPYGGNVEGVKSAALLYFQQTPDYLSLAQTVTLAIIPNRPRGLVLGRNNAAVLKERNRWLRRFGAAGLFPKQDVEDALLEPLDVQRHAAPTLAPHLARRLVRQFPHAAIIRSSLQRAKQSKAEDLTRNYVRRLRELGISQAAVLVVNNRTRQVEAYVGSADFRDFAGQGQNDGVVAVRSPGSTLKPFLYALAMDRGLVTPKQLLPDVPTNFQGYRPENFDKRCNGEVTLERALAYSLNIPAVRVLNQLGVPTFTEKLQQAGFQNVKRNRTQLGLSSILGGCGASLEELTGLYVALADAGQYAPLQLTSSTKSKSTTLLISESAAFLTTDILAQLTRPDLPLGAASSMRLPKVAWKTGTSYGRRDAWSIGYNREYTIGVWLGNFSGQGSPALTGADVATPLLFDLFNTLAYNSPNDWYAPPAALDFRLVCAESGLVPGENCPNQLIDYFLPNVSSGQRCQHQREVLLSADGSFTYCRACAPAAGYRRELYPNLLPEVAAYKEAQGIPYRRLPPHNPQCQLVRGGQERAPTITSPTANTEYVLNQHEKQQLLLSCTTDSEVRQVYWYVNDQFLRAAAATERVFFRPPAGPLKISCADDHGRNTDVLVTVTELN
- a CDS encoding TolC family protein, with protein sequence MNYVHQTLKLLLGFLWLAPSAGVAQTAAPSIPPNQELTLAQCLNVALVNQPLLRQARVDQEITRAENQIALAGWLPQVGLQGTAQHYFQLPFTIFPDPTTGTLTPRQIGVRNVTTVGLSGTQTIYNNDVLLAARSKRFNNQAATQNTVNVRIATVSDVSKGFYDVLLAQRQLEVFSQDIARLQRNYRDARARYETGIADKTEYLQAEISLNNSLAGRKQSQEAIKARLAYLKQLMGVPPERPLSLQYDTLKLEMDATMDTAVALNISNRIEIQQLQTQRALQDITVDYYRMGFLPSLSAFANYNSVFQNNSASDLYSTRFPNSYAGLQLGLPIFTGFRRLQNVRRARLLNTRLDEDVSNTRNQINTEYATALANYKGYYTQYMLGKRNLEASKEVYNVINLQYREGIRAYIDLIVAQTTLRTSQLNYYTALFQLLSSKVDLLRALGELPTEY